The Xanthomonas indica genome has a segment encoding these proteins:
- a CDS encoding biopolymer transporter ExbD — MAFSSGNSGGPMADINVTPLVDVMLVLLIIFIITAPLMSHKVKVELPQANLKQDPDKDDKRSNPITLAVKEDGSLYWNDEPISKEALESRFSTAAQQTPQPPLNLRGDRTTKMRTINEITKIAQSQGMLDVGFVATKEKGN, encoded by the coding sequence ATGGCTTTCAGTAGTGGTAACAGCGGCGGCCCCATGGCCGACATCAACGTCACGCCCCTCGTGGACGTGATGCTGGTGCTGCTGATCATCTTCATCATCACGGCACCGCTGATGTCCCACAAGGTCAAGGTGGAACTGCCCCAAGCCAACTTGAAGCAGGATCCGGACAAGGACGACAAGCGTTCGAATCCGATCACGCTGGCGGTCAAGGAAGATGGGTCGCTGTACTGGAACGATGAGCCGATCTCCAAGGAAGCCCTGGAGTCGCGCTTCTCGACCGCCGCACAGCAGACCCCGCAGCCGCCGCTCAACCTGCGTGGCGACCGCACCACCAAGATGCGCACGATCAACGAGATCACCAAGATCGCGCAGAGTCAGGGCATGCTGGACGTCGGCTTCGTTGCGACCAAAGAGAAGGGGAACTGA
- the exbB gene encoding TonB-system energizer ExbB, whose translation MLQEIFIAAAAGGNNASNALSQMGFEHLITEMTSKPGDFAVSWVVLITLIIMSASSWYWTIINIFRATRLKSQADRVTSLFWDTPNAQDAIRAMEEQPASEPFSKIALDAAQAAAHHQRAEAGTGTGLGETLSRSEFVDRALRQAVTRESTKLQSGMTLLATVGATAPFVGLLGTVWGIYGALIKIGATGSASIDAVAGPVGEALIMTAIGLFVAIPAVFAFNFFSKVNSSVIAKFDTFAHDLHDFFATGSRVR comes from the coding sequence ATGCTGCAGGAAATTTTCATCGCCGCTGCTGCGGGGGGCAACAACGCATCGAACGCCCTGTCGCAGATGGGCTTCGAGCACCTGATCACCGAAATGACCTCCAAGCCGGGTGACTTCGCCGTCTCCTGGGTGGTGCTCATCACCCTGATCATCATGTCCGCCTCGTCCTGGTACTGGACGATCATCAACATCTTCCGCGCCACGCGCCTGAAGAGCCAGGCCGACCGCGTCACCAGCCTGTTCTGGGATACCCCGAACGCGCAGGACGCCATCCGTGCGATGGAAGAGCAGCCGGCTTCCGAGCCGTTCTCGAAGATCGCCCTGGACGCCGCGCAGGCCGCTGCGCACCACCAGCGCGCCGAAGCCGGCACCGGCACCGGCCTGGGCGAGACCCTGAGCCGTTCGGAGTTCGTTGACCGCGCCCTGCGTCAGGCCGTGACCCGCGAAAGCACCAAGCTGCAGTCGGGCATGACCCTGCTGGCGACCGTCGGTGCGACCGCGCCGTTCGTCGGTCTGCTGGGTACCGTGTGGGGCATCTACGGCGCGCTGATCAAGATCGGTGCCACCGGCTCCGCCTCGATCGACGCCGTGGCCGGCCCGGTCGGTGAAGCGCTGATCATGACCGCGATCGGTCTGTTCGTCGCGATCCCGGCCGTGTTCGCCTTCAACTTCTTCAGCAAGGTCAACAGCTCGGTGATCGCCAAGTTCGACACCTTCGCTCACGACCTGCACGACTTCTTCGCCACCGGTTCGCGCGTTCGCTGA
- a CDS encoding pyridoxine 5'-phosphate synthase yields the protein MTKLSVNVNKIAVLRNSRGGDLPSVLEAARACLDAGAHGITVHPRPDRRHIHAEDVLALAELTRDRGVEFNIEGNPFAPPRTGYPGLIALCAQARPAQATLVPDGDGQLTSDHGFDFGRDSARLRPLIAELKALGCRISLFVDADNPELAVAAELGADRIELYTGPYAAAWERGDSAAAAPFAAAARRAQAAGLDVNAGHDLAQANLGAFLANVPQVLEVSIGHALIGEALYAGLDATVKAYLAVLAGAR from the coding sequence ATGACCAAGCTCAGCGTCAACGTCAACAAGATCGCGGTGCTGCGCAATTCGCGCGGCGGCGACCTGCCCAGCGTGCTCGAGGCCGCGCGCGCCTGCCTGGATGCCGGCGCGCACGGCATCACCGTGCACCCGCGGCCGGACCGCCGTCACATCCATGCCGAAGACGTGCTGGCGCTGGCCGAGCTGACCCGCGACCGCGGCGTCGAATTCAACATCGAGGGCAACCCGTTCGCACCGCCGCGGACCGGTTATCCCGGGTTGATCGCCCTGTGCGCGCAGGCCCGCCCGGCGCAGGCGACCCTGGTGCCCGACGGCGACGGCCAGCTCACCTCCGACCACGGCTTCGACTTCGGCCGCGACAGTGCGCGCCTGCGCCCACTGATCGCCGAACTGAAGGCGCTGGGCTGCCGGATCAGCCTGTTCGTCGATGCCGACAACCCCGAGCTGGCGGTGGCGGCCGAACTGGGTGCCGACCGCATCGAGCTCTATACCGGCCCCTATGCGGCCGCATGGGAGCGGGGCGACAGCGCCGCGGCGGCGCCGTTCGCGGCCGCCGCACGCCGCGCGCAGGCGGCCGGCCTGGACGTCAACGCCGGCCACGATCTGGCCCAGGCCAATCTCGGCGCGTTCCTGGCGAACGTGCCGCAGGTGCTGGAGGTCTCGATCGGCCACGCGCTGATCGGCGAGGCGCTGTACGCCGGGCTCGACGCCACGGTGAAGGCCTATCTGGCGGTGCTGGCCGGCGCACGCTGA
- a CDS encoding biopolymer transporter ExbD, with protein sequence MAFSSGGGRGPMADINVTPLVDVMLVLLIIFIVTAPIMTYPIDVDLPQRVINPPPQLRDPPPPIDLRIDASNQVFWNNSPVAVSALPQMMENEVQRDPTNQPELRIDANPDSEYEVMAKVLAAAKNSDMKKIGFVQQ encoded by the coding sequence ATGGCGTTCAGCTCAGGAGGCGGCCGTGGTCCCATGGCCGACATCAACGTCACGCCGCTGGTCGACGTGATGCTGGTGCTGTTGATCATCTTCATCGTGACCGCGCCGATCATGACGTACCCGATCGACGTGGATCTGCCGCAGCGGGTCATCAACCCGCCGCCGCAGTTGCGCGATCCGCCGCCGCCGATCGATCTGCGGATCGATGCGTCGAACCAGGTGTTCTGGAACAACAGCCCGGTGGCGGTGAGTGCGCTCCCGCAGATGATGGAAAACGAAGTCCAGCGCGATCCGACCAACCAGCCGGAACTGCGCATCGATGCCAATCCGGATTCCGAGTACGAAGTGATGGCCAAGGTGCTGGCCGCCGCCAAGAACTCGGACATGAAGAAGATCGGCTTCGTGCAGCAATAA
- a CDS encoding energy transducer TonB encodes MTEQLVIHRQYDKDDASGLSWPRIIGIAFVIALHLAALMLLLIPAVAPKAVAEKERNIMVTLVDAPPPPPPPPPPPPKPPETPPPPVKNLAPPKPTPLPPPPEAPVIDVPEPRPNDVATPPSPPAPPAAPSDISASVDISSKNMNPPKYPPAAFRSGAQGEVILIIDVDASGNVTNVAVEKSSRNRDLDRAAMEAARKWRFNAAVVNGQKTAGRVRVPVNFALN; translated from the coding sequence ATGACGGAACAACTGGTCATCCATCGGCAGTACGACAAAGATGACGCCTCCGGCCTCAGCTGGCCGCGCATCATCGGTATTGCCTTCGTAATCGCGCTGCATCTTGCGGCGCTGATGTTGCTGCTGATTCCGGCCGTTGCGCCCAAGGCGGTGGCGGAGAAGGAACGCAACATCATGGTCACCCTGGTGGATGCACCGCCGCCGCCTCCCCCGCCGCCGCCGCCGCCGCCGAAGCCGCCGGAAACCCCGCCGCCGCCGGTGAAGAACCTGGCGCCGCCGAAGCCGACCCCGCTGCCGCCGCCGCCGGAAGCCCCGGTGATCGACGTGCCGGAGCCGCGCCCGAACGACGTGGCCACCCCGCCGTCGCCGCCCGCGCCGCCGGCCGCACCCTCGGACATCAGCGCTAGCGTCGATATTTCGTCGAAGAACATGAACCCGCCGAAGTACCCGCCGGCTGCATTCCGGTCGGGCGCACAGGGCGAGGTGATCCTGATCATCGACGTCGATGCCAGTGGTAACGTCACGAACGTTGCCGTCGAGAAATCCAGCCGCAACCGCGACCTGGACCGCGCCGCCATGGAAGCAGCGCGCAAGTGGCGGTTCAATGCCGCTGTCGTCAATGGACAGAAGACTGCCGGTCGCGTCCGCGTCCCGGTCAACTTCGCGCTGAACTGA
- a CDS encoding tetratricopeptide repeat protein, translating to MKFRIRKQALLSLVITAALGGAVVTDAAAQSDRTDHRSSRNAKNEKAAVLFPNAERKEPNGKPSSKLGSKLQKLIDTYNKGEDYASVRAQADEILANSGANEYDKSVAAQLAAQAAYNLDDSKAAQAYLKQAIQFNGLDNNGHYQSMLMLAQLQLQDDQTAEGLATLDKFLAETKSTRPEDLILKGQALYQAQRYQEAIPALKQAIAASPEPKDSWNQLLMASYAEAGQTGEAVKAAEALAAKSPNDKKAQLNLASMYMQADQMDKAAGVMDKLRAAGQLTDEKEYKQLYSIYANTEGHEKDVIAVINEGMQKGILKPDYQTYLALAQSYYYTDQLPQAIENWQKAAPLSKDGETYLNLAKVLHSEGRVAEAKQAAQQALAKGVKKPEDAKKIINLK from the coding sequence ATGAAATTCCGCATCCGCAAGCAAGCGTTGTTGTCCCTGGTGATCACCGCCGCCCTCGGTGGCGCGGTGGTGACCGATGCCGCTGCGCAGAGCGATCGCACCGACCACCGCTCCTCGCGTAATGCGAAGAACGAGAAGGCGGCGGTGCTGTTCCCCAATGCCGAGCGCAAGGAGCCGAACGGCAAGCCGTCGTCCAAGCTCGGCAGCAAGCTGCAGAAGCTGATCGACACCTACAACAAGGGCGAGGACTACGCCTCGGTGCGTGCCCAGGCCGACGAGATCCTGGCCAACAGCGGCGCCAACGAGTACGACAAGTCGGTCGCCGCGCAGCTGGCCGCGCAGGCCGCCTACAACCTCGACGACAGCAAGGCCGCGCAGGCCTACCTCAAGCAGGCGATCCAGTTCAACGGCCTGGACAACAACGGCCACTACCAGTCGATGCTGATGCTGGCGCAGCTGCAGCTGCAGGACGACCAGACCGCCGAAGGCCTGGCCACGCTGGACAAGTTCCTCGCCGAAACCAAGTCGACCCGCCCGGAAGACCTGATCCTCAAGGGCCAGGCGCTGTACCAGGCGCAGCGCTACCAGGAAGCGATCCCGGCGCTGAAGCAGGCGATCGCCGCCTCGCCGGAGCCGAAGGACAGCTGGAACCAGCTGCTGATGGCGTCCTACGCCGAAGCCGGCCAGACCGGCGAGGCGGTCAAGGCCGCCGAGGCGCTGGCGGCCAAGTCGCCCAACGACAAGAAGGCCCAGCTCAACCTGGCCAGCATGTACATGCAGGCCGACCAGATGGACAAGGCCGCAGGGGTCATGGACAAGCTGCGTGCCGCCGGTCAGCTGACCGACGAAAAGGAATACAAGCAGCTGTACTCGATCTACGCCAACACCGAGGGCCACGAGAAGGACGTCATCGCGGTCATCAACGAGGGCATGCAGAAGGGCATCCTAAAGCCGGACTACCAGACCTACCTCGCCCTGGCGCAGTCGTACTACTACACCGACCAGCTGCCGCAGGCGATCGAGAACTGGCAGAAGGCCGCGCCGCTGTCCAAGGATGGCGAAACCTATCTCAACCTGGCCAAGGTGCTGCATTCGGAAGGCCGTGTGGCCGAAGCCAAGCAGGCCGCGCAGCAGGCACTGGCCAAGGGCGTCAAAAAGCCGGAAGACGCCAAGAAGATCATCAACCTGAAGTAG
- the cls gene encoding cardiolipin synthase, producing MLVIATLQNTWDRLTGIPHIGAYLTAAYLLYILWLSGWIVLQKREPAATLSWVLSLAALPYLGFVIYYLLGPQKVKRQRLRRGRSRSGMEHYSSVCPPDADCTELAKIAQATTGLAPSSATAVQWLVDGAATYEAIVRDIGAAQHHVHLEYYIFNPDRTGTRIRDALVERARAGVRVRLLLDAVGSSQVRKRFLRPLLEAGAEVAWFHPTQLLRPFKFKRPWVNLRTHRKIVVIDGRIAFTGGINVTDEENEALRADAYRDLHLRCEGHVVRSLQLVFVEDWLYATRQGRDAFDMARIWPNDMPSRDAGSIQAQVLVSGPDSSWESIHRLQVAAIYEAQRRVWLVTPYFVPGEAARMALTSAALGGLDVRLLVPKRSDSRLVTLAARSYFDELLQAGVRIYEYGPRMLHTKALITDEDLCLVGSANFDNRSFRLNFEVATLFRDHGLTRQLAELLEGEMADAVRVRDDRKRSLWRYRLPEAVARLTSPLL from the coding sequence ATGCTCGTGATCGCGACTCTGCAGAACACCTGGGACCGGCTGACCGGTATCCCGCACATCGGCGCCTACCTCACCGCCGCCTACCTGCTGTACATCCTGTGGCTGAGCGGCTGGATCGTGCTGCAGAAGCGCGAGCCGGCGGCGACGCTGAGCTGGGTGCTGTCGCTGGCCGCCCTGCCTTACCTCGGCTTCGTCATCTACTACCTGCTGGGCCCGCAGAAGGTGAAGCGGCAGCGCCTGCGCCGCGGCCGCTCGCGCTCGGGCATGGAGCACTACAGCAGCGTCTGCCCGCCGGACGCCGACTGCACCGAGCTGGCCAAGATCGCCCAGGCCACCACCGGCCTGGCGCCGAGCTCGGCCACCGCGGTGCAGTGGCTGGTCGACGGCGCGGCCACCTACGAGGCGATCGTGCGCGACATCGGTGCCGCCCAGCACCACGTGCACCTGGAGTACTACATCTTCAATCCCGACCGCACCGGCACGCGCATCCGCGACGCGCTGGTCGAGCGCGCCCGTGCCGGCGTGCGGGTGCGCCTGCTGCTGGATGCGGTCGGCTCCTCGCAGGTACGCAAGCGCTTCCTGCGGCCGCTGCTGGAGGCCGGCGCCGAGGTGGCCTGGTTCCATCCCACCCAGCTGCTGCGGCCGTTCAAGTTCAAGCGGCCCTGGGTCAACCTGCGCACCCACCGCAAGATCGTGGTGATCGACGGCCGCATCGCCTTCACCGGCGGCATCAACGTCACCGACGAGGAGAACGAGGCGCTGCGCGCCGATGCCTACCGCGACCTGCACCTGCGCTGCGAGGGCCACGTGGTGCGCAGCCTGCAGCTGGTGTTCGTGGAAGACTGGCTGTACGCCACCCGCCAGGGCCGCGACGCCTTCGACATGGCGCGGATCTGGCCCAACGACATGCCCAGCCGCGATGCCGGCAGCATCCAGGCACAGGTACTGGTGTCGGGACCGGATTCGTCGTGGGAGAGCATCCACCGCCTGCAGGTCGCCGCGATCTACGAGGCACAGCGCCGGGTCTGGCTGGTCACGCCGTACTTCGTGCCGGGCGAGGCCGCGCGCATGGCGCTGACCTCGGCCGCGCTGGGCGGGCTGGACGTGCGCCTGCTGGTGCCCAAGCGCAGCGACTCGCGGCTGGTGACGCTGGCCGCGCGCTCGTACTTCGACGAACTGCTGCAGGCCGGCGTGCGGATCTACGAATACGGCCCGCGCATGCTGCACACCAAGGCATTGATCACCGACGAGGACCTGTGCCTGGTCGGCAGCGCCAACTTCGACAACCGCAGTTTCCGGCTCAATTTCGAGGTCGCCACGCTGTTCCGCGACCACGGGCTGACCCGGCAGCTGGCCGAGCTGCTGGAAGGCGAGATGGCCGATGCGGTGCGTGTGCGCGACGACCGCAAGCGCTCGCTGTGGCGCTATCGGCTGCCGGAGGCAGTGGCGCGGCTCACCTCGCCGCTGCTGTAG
- a CDS encoding biopolymer transporter ExbD, giving the protein MAFSAAGTRGPLAEINVTPLVDVMLVLLIIFIVTAPMLTRTITMDLPQRTPAMSRPLPPPDPIQLRLDASGQLFWNASPLPLRELQPRLQQAMAQAAGNPPELRIDASPDADYDAMAKVLAAAKNADVQRIGFVQ; this is encoded by the coding sequence ATGGCGTTCAGTGCTGCAGGGACTCGGGGACCGCTGGCGGAGATCAATGTCACTCCGCTGGTCGATGTGATGCTGGTGCTGTTGATCATTTTCATCGTCACCGCGCCGATGCTGACGCGGACGATCACCATGGACCTGCCGCAGCGCACGCCGGCAATGTCCAGGCCCTTGCCGCCACCGGACCCGATCCAGTTGCGCCTGGATGCCAGCGGCCAGTTGTTCTGGAATGCCTCCCCCCTGCCGTTGCGCGAGTTGCAGCCGCGCCTGCAGCAGGCGATGGCGCAAGCCGCCGGCAATCCGCCCGAGCTGCGCATCGATGCCAGCCCGGATGCCGACTACGACGCCATGGCCAAGGTGCTGGCGGCGGCGAAGAACGCCGACGTGCAGCGCATCGGCTTCGTGCAGTAA
- a CDS encoding PA0069 family radical SAM protein: MSTAIKGRGAGSHLPGRFERTVSQAEDDGWHPDDSEEFAAPRLRTQVSEETARSIISRNQSPDVGFAQSVNPYRGCEHGCSYCFARPSHAYLNLSPGLDFETRLFAKTNAPELLRRELAKPGYVPSPIALGINTDAYQPIERKLQLTRRLIEVFAETRHPFSLITKNALVERDLDLLAPLARDNLVSVHFSVTSLDARLSARLEPRASAPHARLRAMRTLHAAGVPVGVMVAPVIPWINDHALEAVLEAAREAGAESAGYVLLRLPHEVAPLFRDWLQAHHPDRAAHVMSTVQQLRGGKDYDSTFGKRMRGEGVYADLLARRFALAHKRLGYAESPRRRLDCSHFVKPLPPRPPSPQGELF; the protein is encoded by the coding sequence ATGAGCACTGCCATCAAGGGCCGCGGCGCCGGCAGCCACCTGCCCGGCCGCTTCGAACGGACCGTCAGCCAGGCCGAGGACGATGGCTGGCACCCCGACGACAGCGAGGAATTCGCCGCCCCGCGCCTGCGCACCCAGGTGAGCGAGGAGACCGCGCGCAGCATCATCAGCCGCAACCAGTCGCCGGACGTGGGGTTCGCGCAATCGGTGAACCCCTACCGCGGCTGCGAGCACGGCTGCAGCTACTGCTTCGCCCGTCCCAGCCATGCCTATCTGAACCTGTCGCCGGGGCTGGACTTCGAGACGCGGCTGTTCGCCAAGACCAATGCCCCGGAGCTGTTGCGTCGCGAACTGGCCAAGCCTGGCTACGTGCCCAGCCCGATCGCGCTGGGCATCAACACCGATGCCTACCAGCCGATCGAGCGCAAGCTGCAGCTGACCCGGCGCCTGATCGAGGTCTTCGCCGAGACCCGCCATCCGTTCTCGCTGATCACCAAGAACGCGCTGGTCGAGCGCGACCTGGACCTGCTGGCGCCGCTGGCCCGCGACAACCTGGTCAGCGTGCATTTCTCGGTGACCTCGCTGGACGCGCGGCTGTCGGCCAGGCTGGAGCCGCGTGCCTCGGCGCCACACGCGCGGCTGCGGGCGATGCGCACCCTGCACGCCGCCGGGGTGCCGGTCGGGGTGATGGTGGCGCCGGTGATCCCGTGGATCAACGACCATGCGCTGGAAGCGGTGCTGGAAGCGGCCCGCGAGGCGGGCGCCGAGTCCGCCGGCTACGTGTTGCTGCGCCTGCCGCACGAAGTGGCGCCGCTGTTCCGCGACTGGTTGCAGGCGCACCACCCCGATCGCGCCGCGCACGTGATGAGCACGGTGCAGCAACTGCGCGGCGGCAAGGACTACGACAGCACCTTCGGCAAGCGCATGCGCGGCGAAGGCGTCTACGCCGACCTGCTGGCGCGGCGCTTCGCCCTGGCGCACAAGCGGCTGGGCTATGCCGAGTCCCCGCGCCGCCGCCTGGACTGCAGCCACTTCGTCAAACCGCTGCCGCCGCGCCCGCCGTCGCCGCAGGGCGAGTTGTTTTGA